One window of the Triticum urartu cultivar G1812 unplaced genomic scaffold, Tu2.1 TuUngrouped_contig_456, whole genome shotgun sequence genome contains the following:
- the LOC125528002 gene encoding E3 ubiquitin-protein ligase RNF217-like: protein MEKESQPAEYHRLEPGEPEAPVASPGAAGAPIYDVYMDDEEEAEEAYLEGLDVPAGPVVLDADTAAAVEAERQAAMAADEEMAHALHMQDLVEAEEWELRDLDLEQPPGDYPASSRAGVGFGARATADTFLESQSGTFESIHEVESGTVFLGNSRIPEPLECLESLPGPSTAGAAASPARQTILSQDAGGSSSSQQVPGHGVPATVPSVTPPVGFVPSTRRCGALCAVAPRARPIGPFDDPVSVKRRVLLADAASSVMFPAMQEGHDNGWYEAIVLDDADKLELAEKQRLLESLQLCLPRSDEPCKPAVAAGGGEEEEGGFSLPKFCQRWGVSPSDLEPDAPGPSTTKVPPLADDEVPTFDCGICMDTLPVFDLFHGLPCKHKFCATCMTTYVEGRIRASELPIPCPDAACKGKENAVLHPEKCKKAIDYGAFGDWGARLTERALPADRRAYCPNRRCGVILETSGGAEPAMAPCPACKHLLCATCGMEWSPGGAAGEHDCAKGPDAALVRRLAQERQWKQCPSCRMIVERSYGCNRMTCRCGFVFCYQCGRPMSRGQPGEAGLLEPCRCHDAGLAFAFAHHHQAHHVELNVPAPPPLLQEEEAAAVEALVMNRLPPVLPADRAHRRLEVADGIHQPGPQDAPDVEMENFLY, encoded by the exons ATGGAGAAAGAATCCCAGCCCGCGGAGTATCACCGGCTCGAGCCGGGGGAACCAGAGGCGCCCGTCGCCAGCCCTGGCGCCGCCGGGGCTCCCATCTACGACGTGTACAtggatgatgaggaggaggccgaggaggcGTATCTGGAGGGCCTCGACGTCCCCGCGGGCCCCGTCGTCCTCGACGCGgacacggcggcggcggtggaggcggaaCGGCAGGCCGCCATGGCCGCCGACGAGGAGATGGCGCACGCGCTGCACATGCAGGACCTCGTGGAGGCGGAGGAGTGGGAGCTGCGTGACCTGGACCTGGAACAGCCGCCCGGCGACTACCCCGCCTCCTCCAGGGCCGGCGTCGGCTTCGGCGCCAGGGCCACCGCGGACACCTTCTTGGAGAGCCAGAGCGGGACCTTCGAGAGCATCCATGAGGTGGAGAGCGGAACCGTCTTCCTCGGCAATTCGAGAATCCCGGAACCCCTCGAGTGTCTGGAAAGTCTGCCAGGCCCGAGCACTGCCGGCGCCGCCGCATCTCCGGCGAGACAGACCATCCTCTCTCAAGACGCCGGCGGCTCCTCGTCAAGCCAGCAAGTCCCCGGACACGGGGTACCCGCTACTGTGCCAAGCGTGACCCCGCCCGTCGGCTTCGTCCCATCGACAAGAAGATGCGGCGCTCTCTGCGCCGTCGCCCCGCGGGCAAGACCGATCGGCCCTTTCGACGACCCCGTTTCCGTGAAAAGACGGGTCCTCCTCGCCGACGCCGCCTCATCGGTCATGTTCCCCGCAATGCAAGAAGGGCACGACAACGGCTGGTACGAGGCCATCGTCCTCGACGATGCTGACAAGCTGGAGCTGGCGGAGAAGCAGCGATTGCTCGAATCATTGCAGCTGTGCCTCCCAAGATCTGATGAACCCTGCAAGCCCGCCGTCGCGGCCGGCggcggagaagaagaagagggcgggTTCTCCCTGCCCAAGTTCTGCCAGAGGTGGGGCGTCAGCCCGTCCGACCTCGAGCCCGACGCGCCCGGCCCGTCGACGACGAAGGTGCCCCCGCTGGCCGACGACGAGGTCCCCACGTTCGACTGCGGCATCTGCATGGACACCCTCCCCGTCTTCGACCTCTTCCACGGGCTCCCCTGCAAGCACAAGTTCTGCGCGACGTGCATGACCACCTACGTGGAGGGCAGGATCCGGGCGAGCGAGCTGCCCATCCCGTGCCCCGACGCGGCGTGCAAGGGCAAGGAGAACGCCGTCCTCCACCCGGAGAAGTGCAAGAAGGCGATCGACTACGGCGCGTTCGGCGACTGGGGCGCGCGGCTCACGGAGCGCGCGCTCCCGGCCGACCGGCGCGCGTACTGCCCGAACCGGCGGTGCGGGGTCATCCTGGAGACGAGCGGCGGGGCGGAGCCGGCCATGGCGCCGTGCCCGGCGTGCAAGCACCTGCTGTGCGCCACCTGCGGCATGGAGTGGAGCCCGGGCGGGGCGGCCGGCGAGCACGACTGCGCCAAGGGCCCCGACGCCGCCCTCGTGAGGAGGCTCGCGCAGGAGCGCCAGTGGAAACAGTGCCCGAGCTGCAGGATGATCGTCGAGAGGAGCTACGGATGCAATCGAATGACATGCAG GTGCGGCTTCGTCTTCTGCTACCAGTGCGGGCGCCCCATGAGCAGGGGGCAGCCGGGAGAGGCAGGCCTGCTGGAGCCATGCCGGTGCCACGACGCCGGGCTCGCGTTCGCCTTCGCGCACCACCACCAGGCCCACCACGTCGAGCTGAACGTGCCGGCGCCGCCCCCGCTCctgcaggaggaggaggcggcggcggtggaggcccTCGTCATGAACAGGCTGCCGCCCGTTCTCCCCGCAGACAGGGCGCACCGCCGGCTGGAGGTGGCCGACGGCATTCACCAGCCCGGCCCTCAAGATGCCCCAGACGTGGAAATGGAAAACTTCTTGTACTAG